One Calidithermus timidus DSM 17022 genomic window, GGGGGAAATCAGCTATGAGTCGGAGTTTTACGACTACGAGACCAAGTACACCGACGGCCTGGCCAAGCTGCACATCCCCGCCCACATTCCGCAGGCGCTTTCCCGGCAAATCCGCGACATAGCGGTCGAAGCTTACCGGGTGCTGGGAATACGTGGGCTCGCCCGTGCCGATTTCTTCCTCGCTAAGGACGGCACGCTCTACCTCAACGAGTTCAACACCATGCCCGGCTTCACCCCCACCAGCATGTACCCCAAGCTCTGGCAGGCCGCGGGGCTCCCCTACCCCGAGTTGCTCGACCGCCTGGTGCGGCTGGCACTGGAATGATGGGCATACCGACTTGGTAGGGCGGGGTATACTCACATCGCTATGAAAATCGTGCGTTTTAACGAGGGCTGCTGGGGAGTTCTGGAAGGTGAAACCATCCACGAGACCGATGTGCCCGGTGGCAACCCCACCGGGCGCGAGTTCGACCTGGGAGCGGTGACCTTGCGGGTGCCCGTCACCCCCAGCAAGATCGTCTGCGTGGGCCGCAACTACCTCGACCATATCCGCGAGATGGGCCACGACAAGGCCGATTTACCCACCGAACCCGGCCTTTTCCTCAAGGGCCTCAACACCCTGGCCGATCCAGCTAACCCGGCACGGCCCCACGACTCCGGCGACGCGGTGCCCTATCCTCCCTTCACCAAGTCGCTGCATTACGAGGGCGAGCTGGCGGTGGTCATCGGGGATCGCATGAAGAACGTCGGTGAAGCAGACGCCCTCAACCACGTCCTCGGCTACACCTGTGCCCTGGATGTCACCGCCCGCGACGTACAGCGAACCGACTTGCAGTGGGTGCGGGCCAAGTCCTCTGACAAGTTCCTGCCCATCGGGCCCTGGGTCGTCACCACCCTGAACCCCCAGGACACCGTGCTGCGTACCTACGTCAACGGCGAGTTGCGGCAGGAAGCCCACACCAGCTTGATGATCTTCCCCGTTGCCCACGTGCTTTCCTACATCAGCCAGTTCATGACCCTCGAGCCCGGCGACGTGGTGCTCACCGGCACCCCCGAGGGCGTAGGCGAACTCAAGCCCGGCGACGAAGTTGAGGTAGCCATCGAGGGAATCGGCACCCTGCACACCCGTATCGCCTGAACGCTTCACCCCTGCACACCGGTGGCTCACCCATTTGACAGGAGCCTGCTATACCATGGGGCATGGTTCGGGAACCTTTTAACGCCTACTCCCATGCCGCCGGAGCGGTGCTCGCACTGCTGGGCACGGTGATTCTGCTGGTGCTGTCGGGAAGCGATGTGGCCAAGGTTGCAGGCGCGCTGATCTTCGGCCTCTCGATGATCCTGATGTACACCAGCAGCACCCTCTACCACGCGCTCGAGGTTTCCGAACGTGCCCTGCTGGCCCTGCGCAAGCTCGACCACGCGGCGATCTTTCTGTTCATCGCCGGGAGCTATACCCCGGTGGCGCTCAGCGCCCTCGAGCCCTCCCTGCGCCCACTGCTGCTGGGCCTGGTTTGGGGGCTGGCGGCTGTGGGCATCGTCCTTAAGATCTTCACCCTCAAGATCCCGCGCTGGCTCAACACCCTCAGCTACATCGGGCTGGGCTGGCTGGCAGTCTTCTTCTTGCCCAAGCTCTCTCTGGGCCCCTGGGCGCTGGCCTGGCTCATCCTGGGCGGCTTGGCCTATAGCCTGGGAGCCATCACCTACGCCACCAAATGGCCCAACCCCTGGCCCCGGCTGGTGGGCTTCCACGGCCTGTGGCACCTGTGGGTGCTGCTGGGCAGCATCGGGATGTACCTGCTGGTGCTCACGCTCTACTTAGGCTGAGGCAAGGAGGGCAATCCCCTACGGAATTCACCGATAGCTAAGGGCAAAATGCAAAACACCCAAAGGCGCGATCCCATGGCGCCTTGCGTCTGGTGTTATACCAGATTCGGTTAGTTCGTCACCGTTCGGTGACGCCGCCCCGCCCTGGCGGGGCGGCCGACCGTCAGGGAGGGGTGTGCTCTGGGATTCAAAGAGATAGCCTCTGAAGGTCTTTGGTTTGGGTGATTATCTTTTTGAATCCGGTATCAGAGTGCAAATACGCCACATGAAAACGAGCGGCAATGATAGCTTGCGGATGGAGGAGTTCGATTACCGTTGATCACCCCCGCCGACCGCCTGATCTTTCACTCTCGCCTCGCCCCCTGGAGGGAGCGCGGCTATCTGTTTTACGTCAGGCTCGAGGTCGGCAGCATCCACGACGCCCGCGATATCTACATCATCTATGGCTACCTCGAGGGGCGATATATGGCCTGGGGCATGGGGGCCTCGCTGGCCGCCGCCGTGGAGGACATCGCTGGCAAGCTCGAGTGCCCGGTGCCCGAGCCTGGATGAAGCTGGTGCCGGGGATGGGACTCGAACCCACACGCCCTTGCGGGCAACGGATTTTAAGTCCGTAGCGTCTACCATTCCGCCACCCCGGCGTAGAGCAATGGGTATTGTACGGGCTCGAGCCCTCGCCGCCAAGAGAACGGGGCACTGCTCAAGGGCCTAGCAGGTTGCCCGCTTCAAAGCTGAGCTGCGGGGGTACCTGCAAGGCGTAGTCCCTGCTGGCTTCACCCCCGTCGCACAGCCCGTTTGCCGAGTCATCCCGGCAGACCCTGAGGGTGTAGGCCCCGGCCAGGACGTAGCTCGAGAAGCGGCCATCGGCGTCGGCGAGCAGGGGGTGTGGGCTGGGCCCTTGCAGCGTGGCCGCCAGGGGGCCGGGCGGTAGGTTCAGGCCCAGCGCGGTGGGCAAACTGAGGAAACCGTAGCCGTAGGCGTCGTCGCGGCCAGGGGTCCCCAGGTCGGTCAGGCGGGTTTTGAGGCGTTCCCAGGCTGCCGTAGGGGTTAGGGTGGGATCGCTCGACAGCAGCAGTGCCAGCGCGGCGCTGGCCTGCGGGGCGGCCTGCGAAGTGCCCATGTAAAAGGCGTAGTTGGGGCGACCTACCACCTTCTGGTTAGCGTCTTTGAAGGTGAAATCCCAGGTGGTGGAGAGGATCCCCCCAGCCGCGCCGCCACGGGTGTCGCCGCCAGGAGCGCTGAGTGTAACCGCCTTGTTCTGCTGGCTGTAGAAGGTAGGGCGGTAGTTCAGGTCGGTGGCCCCAACCCCCAGCGCTCCGGGGCAGGAAGCGGGGTAGAAGGGCGCGCCGGGATTCACGTCCTGGTAGTTGCCCGCCGCCGCCACCACCAACACGCCCTGCTGGAGGGCCTCGCTCACCGCGTCGCACAAAGCTTGCGAGTACTGAAGGCTGCCCAGCGAGAGGTTGATCACGCTGGCCGGCTGGGGGAGCTGCAAGGTTTGGCCCTGCCACCGTACGGTCAGGCCCGCCGCATAACGGATCGCCGTTGCCACCGCCTCAAAGGTTCCGTTGCCCCCCGCGTCCAGCACCCGGATCGGCAGCACCCGTACCGGCGCTGCCCAGGCCGCGCCCACCGTACCGCTCTGCGAGCAAACTGGCTGACTGTCCTCGTAGCACTGCGGGGGTAGGGTGTTGGCCCCGCTGCGGGCCGTCACGATGCCGCTGACGTGGGTGCCGTGGCTGCCCGCAGTGGGATTCAGGGTGTCGCCAGGGTCGGTGGGGTCGGGGTCGCCGTCTACGAAGTCGTAAGCTCCCTCGCCCGGCAATACCAGCCGTCCAGCCAGGTCGGGGTGGTCGTAGCGCACACCGGTATCCACCACGGCTACCGTCACGGGCCGAGCAAAGCTGCCCAGGTAGGCAAAGCGGGTCCCCGTCGAGCGCAGATACCACTGCTGAGGGTACAGTTCGTCGGTGGGCTCACCCTGGGCCTGCACCCAGCCGTTGGGCTCAGCCCACTCCACGCCGGGGCTGGCGCGCAGGCGCTCGAGCAGGCCGGGGTCGCTCGAGCGCAGCTTGCCCATGCGGGCGCGGGGATCGAAATTGAGCAGCCGCTGGCCGTCGAGCAGCGGGCGCTGGCCGGACCTGAGCTTGACCAGGATCTCTCCCGTCGGAGCCGGAAGGGAGCGGGGACGCAGCCCCACCCCCGGTAACCGGCTTTCCCCCAACGCCGGAGCTTCGACCAGGCGTCCTGTCAGTCGCACCTGCGGCTGAAAGAAGCGAATGGTTGCCTTCAGGTCGCCGCTCAGCCGGTAGGTGGTTTCGGCCAGGGATGCCTCGGGCAGGCGGTCGCCTCGAGCCCGCAGCCGGATCTGCGCAGGCCCCAGGCCCTTGTTGGGGGTCAGCTCGAGCCAGCTCGAGGGCTCGACGGGTAAGAGTTCCCACGCGGCATTGTGGGGAACCCCCAGCCAGAAGCTCCCATCGCCGGAATAGCCCAACTTAATCTCGGAAGGAACGCGTTCACCCCAACTACAAGCCGTGAGTGCCAACAAGAACAGGGCTTTCCAGCGCATCCTCTACAGGATAGCAAGGCAAAGGGACGTCAGCACTGGAGAGGAAATGAAGGAGGGCGGGCACGGGAGCCTGCCCCTACAAAAGGCGTCATACCGGATTCAAAAAGATACTCTTCAAAACCAAAACCCAGAGGCTATCTTTTTGAATCCCAGAGCACACCCCTCCCTGACGGTCGGCGAAGCAAGCGTATCCCTTCGGTCGACCGCCCCGCCAAGGCGGGGCGGCGTCACCGAATGGTGACGAACTAACCGAATCTGGTATCAGGCGTAAACGATGCTTAGCTCCCCGCCACCCCCACCCGCCGCCACTCCAGGTAGCGCTCGAGCACGAACAGCACCAGGGCCAAAGCCACCAGCAAGGAGCGCAGCTCAAGGGCTTTGCGCTGGGGCAGAGCGCTAAGCTCGGCGAGATCGCTCAGCAGGCGGCCCCCACTGGCCTCGGCCAGGGCGCGCAGCTTGGCCCTGCCGTCCTCGAGCCGCCACTCCGGCAGGGCGGGCAAGGTGAGGCTCAGGCGCGGCACCCCCGCCTCGAGCACCGCCGCCTCGCCCCGGGCCCCGTAGGGCAGGCGAGCCTCGTAACGCAGGGGGCCTATCGGCAGGAAGTCCTGAGTCTTTCCGGCGTAGCGCAAGGCCGGGCGCTCGAACTGGCCCTCGAGCAGCACCCGCACCCCCTCCTCGCCTCGCGTCGCCTGCACGCGGGGGCGGGCCGGGGTCTGGGAGAGCCAGCGCAGCAAGCTACCCAGAAAGCCGCTCGCTCCCCTCCAGTCCTTCCAAGAGCGCGAGAGGTCGGTAGCCAGCGCCGCCACCCGCCCGCGCCCACTCTCTCCCACCGCCAACACCGCGCCCTCCTGGGCATAGAGCAAGCCGCTGGCCCAGGGACGGGCCTTGGCCGGTAGGACCACCGAGAGGGGCGGAGGCTGGAGGTCGCGGGTCAGGGGATGGGGCCGGGTAACCAGGGCGAAGCTACCCTCCAGCGCCTCACGCCGGAACTGCCGCTGGGCTTCCTCGAGGAAGAAGCGGGGCAGGTCGCCGGGGCTGGGCACGTACCAGAAGCTCCCGCCCCCCTGCTGGGCAAGCTCGCGTAGGAAGCCTTGGTCGGCGTCGGCACCCAGCGCCACGCTGCTGGTGAAGATCTTGCGCTGCTGGCCCTGCGCAGCGGCGTTCAGCACGGGCTGGATGGGATCGGCCACCTGTCCGTCGGTCATGACCAGGATGCGCTTGTCCTCGACCGGGAGCGGCTCTAAGGCCCTGACTGCCTCGGTGTAGGCTCCCCCGATCAGGGTGCCCCCGCCGGCCCTGGCCGCCAGCAGCAGGCTCTCGGCCGCCTTACGCCCCTGCGGGGTCATGCGGCGGGGTCGGAAAACCCAGCGGTAATTACTGGAGAAGGCCACCACCCCCACGTAATCCTGCTCCCGGGCCGAGCGGATCAGCTCGAGCGCCCCCGTCACCGCCAGCTCCAGCTTGTCGTCTTGGAGCATGCTCCCCGAGACGTCGAGCACCAGCACCAGCCCCACCCCGCCGTCGTGCTCCAGGGGCTCCAGCGGGATGGCCTCGGAGAGCGAGCTGCGCTCCCAGCCCCCGAAAAATAGCCCCCTGGGGGTAGCCGTCCACAGCAGGCTCCCACCTTGGTTCAAGAAGTCTTGCAGCGCGTCGATCTCGGCCTCGCTGAGGTCGCGGGCGCTCACCCCGAGGGCCACCACGTCGGCCTGGATGGGCAGCTCAACCCGACTGCGGCGCTCGACCGCGAAGCCTTGGACCTCGAGGTAACGCGCCAGGGCCTCGTCTCCCAACACCCACACCCGTAGCTTGTCGGCAGGGCTGACCTGGACCTGGGCACTATCTTGGCCCAAGCTGCTCTCGACGCGGGCCCGCACGGTGGCGGGGCGCTCGAGGGCGAAGCGGTAGCCGAAGCTCTGCCGCCCGGCCTTCACCTGGACCTGCCGCTCCTGCCGCCCTGCCGGGCCCTCGATCAGCAAGTGGGCGGTGGTGTCGGCGGTAGACTCCAGCAACACCCGCACCTCTACGGTCTCCCCGTGCACGGGGTAGGTTGGAGGCAGCAGGCTCAGCGAAATCCTGGGGCTGGGCGCAATCCAGAAGGCGTATATCGGGGTCGGGACGGGCAATACCTCGCCTTGGGACAGGCCGTCGGAGAGCAGCACGATGCGGTCGGGCTCGAGCCGCTGGGCTTCCAGCAGGGCCGCGTTGATGTCGGTGCCCTCACCCAAATCCTCTCGGCGCGCGGTGGCCGAGGCGACCTCTTGGACCCGCTCGGCAAAGGCCAGATAGCGCACATGACGATTCCCTTCGGGACGGAGCCTGCTCCGTGCACCGATGGGCAGCTGTGGGAGGGTGCCGACCACCCGCGCGACCCCTTCGCGGGCCGAGGGGCTCTGGTCGAGCAGCACCACCGTGCGCACCGTCTGCAAGGGCAAGCTGGGCCCCAGAAAGGCCAGCAACAGCAGGGCGATCACCGCACAACGCAGCCACAGCACGGTTCCATTATGGGTGTCCGGAGAGGGAAAAACTGCGAATGCAATCGCATTACAAGGCGCCATGGGGTCGCGCCTTTGCTGTCGGCGACCGCCCTTTTTCTCCCCGACGCTTAATACACCGTCGCATAGGCGCTGTACTTACAACCCCGCCTTTTCAGGCAGTGAAGGGCCGCTCGGCCCCCGACGATGCCGGTACTCAGGGGTATTTCTCTGGTGGACGCGGAGGGAGTCGAACCCTCGTCCGAAGATCCCTACGACAGGCCTCTACGTGTGTAGTCGGTGTTTGGGTGTCGCTCGAGCTTTCCCCACCGACAGGGGTCTCGAGCCAAGCTTCGTAAGGTTTCGCCTACGCTACGATGCCTTGCTTCGGCTAGCCGACTTCAGGTCGTTCACTCCAGCGAACCATCGGCTGGGTTTCTGGCGAACGTCGCTGGCTTACGCAGCGAGGGCAAGCTTGTTAGGCTTGGCAGTTTTTGTTTCGCCGGGTTTTACGAGGCCACCGGCCACCTCGACACGCAGCCTTGCTTTCGCGAATCCCCGTCGAAGCCGGGACGCGCCCAAGCAGGCAAATTGCAGTGTAGCAGAAAGGTTGGAAGGGGGCAAGGGGTGCTTCTTTGACCGAGCATCGGTTCCTTTGGGCCTCAGGCCTCGAACGTTATATTCTATTCCTCATGAACGAGAAGAAGAGGGGTCTGGATGACCTGCTGTCCGACCTGGGCATCGGGGAAAGTGAGGCGCCACCTGCCACCGTACTCAAAGAGGAGGAGGCGGTCGGGGTAGTGACCCCCAATCCCGCAGGCGAAAGTGACCCTAAGCGTGCGCTGGAGAACTTCATGGTAGGGCTGCTGCTCAGGCTCGACCCGGCCTACTCCTTGGATGTGCGCCAGGAAGGTGAATTGCTGCGGGTAGAAGTGCTGGGCGGGGACTTGGGACGCTTCATCGGGAAAGAGGGTCGCACGCTGAAGTCGGTGGAATTCATCGCCAACGCTTACATGGCCAAGCAGTTCGGCGGAGCTTATAGGGTAATCCTGGACGCCGCCGGCTACCGCAAGCGGCAGGAGGAACGCATCAAGCGCATGGCCCAAGACGCGGTGCTTCAGGTCGAGGTAAGCGGCCAGCCGGTGGAATTGCCCCCCATGCGGGCCAGCGAGCGCCGGATCATCCACCTGATGTTCAAGCAGCACCCCAAGGTGACGACCACATCCTACGGCGAGGGTGAGGAGCGGCACGTGGTGATTCTGCCCCGCGAACCCAACGCGCCCCCGCCGCCCGAGGAAGACGAGGCCGATACCAAGTAGGGTGACCGTAGCAGCTACGATATGGCGACCCTCGAGCGCTCTAGCGCCTGGGCGAACGCCGCCGCTGCTTGCTCGATCTCGGCCTCGGTGGTGTAGCGTCCCAGGCTGAAGCGCACCGAGGCCTTGGCCTGCGGCTTGCTGCGGCCAATGGCGGTGAGGACGTGGGAGGGCTCGAGGCTCCCCGCAGCGCAGGCCGAGCCCGAGGAAACCGCCACACCCATGAGGTCGAGGTTCAGGAGCAACCCCTCCCCATCGGCTCCCAAAGCCGTGACGTTGACGTGCTTGGGGCTGCGCAGGGTGGGGTGCCCGTTGAGTTCGACGCCGGGGAGGGCCAGTAGCGCGCCCTCGAGCCGCTCCCGCAGGGTGAGCAGCCGGGAGGTCTCTTGGGGCAGCTGGGCTACGGCGCGCTCGAGGGCCAACCCCAGGCCGTAGATGGCGGGCAGGTTCTCGGTGCCGCCCCGCAAACCCTGCTCCTGCTTGCCGGGTGCTATGGGAAAGAGCTCGAGCCCCTTGCGCACGTACAGCGCGCCAGCACCCTTGGGACCGTAGAACTTGTGGGCGGCCAGCGAGAGCAGGTCTGCAGCGAGTTCCCGCACGTCGAGGGGGATGGTCCCGGCAGCCTGCACCGCGTCGGTGTGGAAGAGCACGCCCCTAGCCCGGCAGACCCCGGCGATCTCACGCACCGGGTAGACGGTGCCGAGTTCGTTGTTGACGCTCATGATGCTGACCAGGATGGTCTCAGGGCGCAAAGCCTCGGCCACCTGCTCGGGGTAGATCATCCCGGTGCGGGGTTCGGGGGCCAGGTAGGTGACCGCGTAACCCAGGCGCTCGAGGCCCTTCATCGCGGTGAGCACCGCCGAATGCTCGATCTGGCTGGTGACGAGGTGGCCCCTGCCCTTCGCCAGGGCGACGCCGTAGATGGCCAGCGCGTCCGACTCGGTGCCGCCGGAGGTGAAGATGATCTCGCGGGGTCGGGCGCCGATGGCGCGGGCCACGCGCTCGTGGGACTCCTCGAGCAACGCTTTAGCCTCGCGCCCGGCGGCATGCACCGAGCTGGGGTTGCCCCAGGCGGCAAAAGCCCGCTCCATCGCGGCCTTCACTTCGCCGTCGAGCGGGGTGGTGGCGGCGTAGTCGAGGTAGATCATCAGACCACTGGGTTCTGGGGCGGGATGTAGCCGGCAGGCTCGAGCTGCACCAGCTTGCGGGCCTCGATGAGCTTGCGTTCCTCCACCAGATCCTTGAGGCTGGTGCCGCCCAACACCCCTCGCATGGCCAAGTCCACCCTCTTCCACAGGGCCTCGGTCGAGCAGGAGCCGGTCTGCCAGCAGGACTCGGGGTCATCCAAGCAGCTCACCGGCACGAGGCTGCCCTCCAGGGCCTCGACGACCTCGAGGGCGGTGATCTTGTCCATAGGGCGGGCCAGCCTGTAACCCCCCCTGGCTCCGCGCACGCTGCGGATGAAGTTGCTGCGACGAAGCTGCGCGGCGATCTGCTCGAGGTAGTGCTGGCTGATGCCCTGGGCATCGGCCACCTCCTTCAACGGCACCGCCGCCGGGGCCCTGAGCCCGATCTCCACGAGCGCCCGCAGGCCATACTGTGCTTTGGTGGAAACCCACATACCGCGAGTCTAAACCCGTATAACTAACCCGACAATGGGGGCATTTACTTTTGGCGCAACAGCGAGGCCAGCAGGAACAGCCCGACCTGCATGAGCACGATGGTCGCGCCACTGGGAGTGTCGAGGTGGTAAGAGAGGAGGAGTCCCAGCAGCGAGGTCGCAACGCCGATGAGCACCGCCCACAGGGTCATGCGGGCAAAGGTGGGGCTCAGCATCCTCGAGGTAGCCGCCGGGATCACCAAAAAAGCCGCGATCAGCACGATGCCCACCACCTTGACCGACATCACCGTGACCACCGCGATCAGCGCCGCCATCAGGTAGTCCTGGCGCAGTACCGGCAACCGGTCGGCCAGGGCCAGCTCGCGCTCGAAGGTAGCGTAGGCCCAGCGGCCCCACAGCGGCAGGAGCAGGAGCGTCAGAACACCCAGGATCACCACGGCCAACAGGTCAGGCCAGGCAACGGTGAGGATCGAGCCGAAGATGTACGACAGCGCGTCGGCGGTATAGCCCTGACGCATGGACATGAACAACACCCCCAGGGCCACCGAAAAGGCGAAGAAGACCCCGATGGTGGTATCTTCCCCCAAGCTAGTGCGCTCGCGCACCCAGGTGATGGCCAGGGCCACCGCCACGGCGAAGGGCACCGCGACGTAAAGGGGCTGGATGCCCAGCAACAACCCCAGCGCCACGCCCGCGAAAGCCGCATGGGCCAGCCCGTCGCCCAGAAAAGAAAGCCTCCGCTGCACGATGAAAACCCCGAGGTAGCTGGCGATAGCCCCGACCAGCACCCCAGCCATCAGGGCGCGCTGCATGAAGGGCAGTTGCAAAGCCTCGAGCATGGTCTTCCCTCCTAGCAGATCACCGGGGCGTCATGGGCGTGTCCCACGTGCCCGAAGGCCCGGCTCAGGCATTCGTGGCGCAGGGCGAGGCTGGGTGAGTCGAAGGCGATGACGGTGCGGTTGAGCAGCAGCACGTGCGAGGCATGGTGGCTGGCCGCCTCCCAGTCGTGGGTGATCATGAGGATGGTAGCTCCGGATTGCCGCTGATAGGCCTCGAGGTGCCGGTACAGATCGGCTTCGCCCACCGCGTCCACGCCGGTCGCGGGCTCGTCGAGCATGAGCAATTTGGGCTGACGCACCAGGCTGCGGGCCAGGTACACCCGCTGCAACTCCCCCCCCGAAAGCCGCCCTAGGCGGCGCTCGGCCAGGTGGGCTGCCCCGACCTGCGCCAAAGCCGCCAGCGCCACCTCGCGTTCCTTAGGAGCAATGCGAAAGGGCCAGGCCCGACGCAGGCCGCAGACCACCACCTCGAGGGCCAGCGCCGGGAAGCTACGGTCGAAGCTCTTGACCTGCGGCACGTACCCCACCCAGCCCGCTGGGAGGGCCTTGGGGACCTGCCCGAAGACCTCGGCCCGGCCCGTGAGACGGGCCTCCCCGTCACGCAGGTTGCCGGGGTCCAGGCCCAACAGAACCTTGAGCAGGGTGCTCTTGCCCGCCCCATTGGGACCGACGATGGCCACGAAGGAGCCCTGAGGGATCTCGAGGTTGATGCCGTAAAGCGCCCGGAAATCGCCAAAGCGCACGCCGAGGTCGTAGGTCTGCACCGCCAGTGCGCCCATAACACCTGATAATACGCTATCAATAGCGCCGGGCGGAAGTGAGCGCGGTTACCTCATCCTACGCTGCACGCAAGACACCTTACCCCTATAACTCCGAAGCTGCTACTCTCCCGCCTTCAGCTTTTCGACCACGGTGCGGTCTTCCAGGGTGCTGGTGTCGCCCTTGATGTCGGTTTCGCCCGCGGCGATCTGTCGCAGCAATCGGCGCATGATCTTACCACTTCGGGTCTTGGGCAGCGCATCGGTAAAGCGGATCTCGTCGGGGCGGGCGATCGCGCCGATGACCTTGACCACGTGGGCCTTGAGCTCGTTCTTCAGGGCCTCAGAGCCGCTGTGCCCGGCCTTGAGGGTCACGAAGGCCACGATGCCTTCGCCCTTGATGGGGTCGGGTTTGCCCACCACGGCACTCTCGGCTACAGCGGGATGGGATACCAGCGCGCTCTCGACCTCCATGGTGCCCAGGCGGTGGCCGGAGACGTTGAGCACGTCGTCCACCCGGCCCATGATCAGGTAGTAGCCCTCGGCGTCGCGCCGGGCTCCGTCGCCGGTGAAGTAGTTGCCGGGATACTGGCTCCAGTACTGGTTGACATAGCGCTGAGGGTCACCCCACACCGTACGCAGCATCGCGGGCCAGGGACGGCGGATGATCAGGTGGCCCCCCTCGTCGGGGTTGGAGATGGGCTGGCCCGAGGCGTCCACGATGGCGGGATCGACCCCGAAGAAAGGCTTCCCGGCGTGACCGGGCTTCATGGCGTGGACCCCTGGCAGGGTGGTGATCATGATGCCGCCGGTCTCGGTCTGCCACCAGGTATCCACGATGGGGCAGCGACCCTTGCCGATGACGTTGTAGTACCAAACCCAGGCTTCGGGGTTGATGGGCTCGCCCACCGTACCCAGCAGGCGCAGGCTGCTCAGACGGTACTTCAGGGGCCACTGCTCCCCAGCCTTCATGAAGGCCCGGATGGCGGTGGGGGCGGTGTAGAGAACGCTCACGCCGTGCTTGTCGATGAGCTGCCAGATGCGGCCTGGATCGGGCCAGTTGGGAGCCCCTTCGTACATCACGGTGGTGGCCCCGTTGAGCAGGATGCCGTAGACCACGTAGGAATGGCCGGTGATCCAGCCCACGTCGGCGGTGCAGAAATAGGTGTCCTGCTCTTTCAGGTCGAAGATGTACTTGGCGGTGAGGTAGGTGTAAACCTGGTAGCCGCCGATGGTGTGCAATACCCCCTTGGGCTTACCGGTGGAGCCAGAAGTATAGAGGATAAACAGGGGGTCTTCAGAGTCCATGGGCTCAGCCGGGCATTGATCGGAGGCGTTTTGCATCAGCTCGTGGTACCAGTGGTCGCGACCCGGCTGCATGGAGATGTCCTCGCCCGTGCGACGCACCACCACCACGCTCTT contains:
- a CDS encoding VWA domain-containing protein is translated as MLWLRCAVIALLLLAFLGPSLPLQTVRTVVLLDQSPSAREGVARVVGTLPQLPIGARSRLRPEGNRHVRYLAFAERVQEVASATARREDLGEGTDINAALLEAQRLEPDRIVLLSDGLSQGEVLPVPTPIYAFWIAPSPRISLSLLPPTYPVHGETVEVRVLLESTADTTAHLLIEGPAGRQERQVQVKAGRQSFGYRFALERPATVRARVESSLGQDSAQVQVSPADKLRVWVLGDEALARYLEVQGFAVERRSRVELPIQADVVALGVSARDLSEAEIDALQDFLNQGGSLLWTATPRGLFFGGWERSSLSEAIPLEPLEHDGGVGLVLVLDVSGSMLQDDKLELAVTGALELIRSAREQDYVGVVAFSSNYRWVFRPRRMTPQGRKAAESLLLAARAGGGTLIGGAYTEAVRALEPLPVEDKRILVMTDGQVADPIQPVLNAAAQGQQRKIFTSSVALGADADQGFLRELAQQGGGSFWYVPSPGDLPRFFLEEAQRQFRREALEGSFALVTRPHPLTRDLQPPPLSVVLPAKARPWASGLLYAQEGAVLAVGESGRGRVAALATDLSRSWKDWRGASGFLGSLLRWLSQTPARPRVQATRGEEGVRVLLEGQFERPALRYAGKTQDFLPIGPLRYEARLPYGARGEAAVLEAGVPRLSLTLPALPEWRLEDGRAKLRALAEASGGRLLSDLAELSALPQRKALELRSLLVALALVLFVLERYLEWRRVGVAGS
- a CDS encoding protein jag — encoded protein: MNEKKRGLDDLLSDLGIGESEAPPATVLKEEEAVGVVTPNPAGESDPKRALENFMVGLLLRLDPAYSLDVRQEGELLRVEVLGGDLGRFIGKEGRTLKSVEFIANAYMAKQFGGAYRVILDAAGYRKRQEERIKRMAQDAVLQVEVSGQPVELPPMRASERRIIHLMFKQHPKVTTTSYGEGEERHVVILPREPNAPPPPEEDEADTK
- a CDS encoding RrF2 family transcriptional regulator produces the protein MWVSTKAQYGLRALVEIGLRAPAAVPLKEVADAQGISQHYLEQIAAQLRRSNFIRSVRGARGGYRLARPMDKITALEVVEALEGSLVPVSCLDDPESCWQTGSCSTEALWKRVDLAMRGVLGGTSLKDLVEERKLIEARKLVQLEPAGYIPPQNPVV
- a CDS encoding fumarylacetoacetate hydrolase family protein, translating into MKIVRFNEGCWGVLEGETIHETDVPGGNPTGREFDLGAVTLRVPVTPSKIVCVGRNYLDHIREMGHDKADLPTEPGLFLKGLNTLADPANPARPHDSGDAVPYPPFTKSLHYEGELAVVIGDRMKNVGEADALNHVLGYTCALDVTARDVQRTDLQWVRAKSSDKFLPIGPWVVTTLNPQDTVLRTYVNGELRQEAHTSLMIFPVAHVLSYISQFMTLEPGDVVLTGTPEGVGELKPGDEVEVAIEGIGTLHTRIA
- a CDS encoding metal ABC transporter permease — translated: MLEALQLPFMQRALMAGVLVGAIASYLGVFIVQRRLSFLGDGLAHAAFAGVALGLLLGIQPLYVAVPFAVAVALAITWVRERTSLGEDTTIGVFFAFSVALGVLFMSMRQGYTADALSYIFGSILTVAWPDLLAVVILGVLTLLLLPLWGRWAYATFERELALADRLPVLRQDYLMAALIAVVTVMSVKVVGIVLIAAFLVIPAATSRMLSPTFARMTLWAVLIGVATSLLGLLLSYHLDTPSGATIVLMQVGLFLLASLLRQK
- the trhA gene encoding PAQR family membrane homeostasis protein TrhA — translated: MVREPFNAYSHAAGAVLALLGTVILLVLSGSDVAKVAGALIFGLSMILMYTSSTLYHALEVSERALLALRKLDHAAIFLFIAGSYTPVALSALEPSLRPLLLGLVWGLAAVGIVLKIFTLKIPRWLNTLSYIGLGWLAVFFLPKLSLGPWALAWLILGGLAYSLGAITYATKWPNPWPRLVGFHGLWHLWVLLGSIGMYLLVLTLYLG
- a CDS encoding S8 family serine peptidase yields the protein MRWKALFLLALTACSWGERVPSEIKLGYSGDGSFWLGVPHNAAWELLPVEPSSWLELTPNKGLGPAQIRLRARGDRLPEASLAETTYRLSGDLKATIRFFQPQVRLTGRLVEAPALGESRLPGVGLRPRSLPAPTGEILVKLRSGQRPLLDGQRLLNFDPRARMGKLRSSDPGLLERLRASPGVEWAEPNGWVQAQGEPTDELYPQQWYLRSTGTRFAYLGSFARPVTVAVVDTGVRYDHPDLAGRLVLPGEGAYDFVDGDPDPTDPGDTLNPTAGSHGTHVSGIVTARSGANTLPPQCYEDSQPVCSQSGTVGAAWAAPVRVLPIRVLDAGGNGTFEAVATAIRYAAGLTVRWQGQTLQLPQPASVINLSLGSLQYSQALCDAVSEALQQGVLVVAAAGNYQDVNPGAPFYPASCPGALGVGATDLNYRPTFYSQQNKAVTLSAPGGDTRGGAAGGILSTTWDFTFKDANQKVVGRPNYAFYMGTSQAAPQASAALALLLSSDPTLTPTAAWERLKTRLTDLGTPGRDDAYGYGFLSLPTALGLNLPPGPLAATLQGPSPHPLLADADGRFSSYVLAGAYTLRVCRDDSANGLCDGGEASRDYALQVPPQLSFEAGNLLGP
- a CDS encoding cysteine desulfurase family protein, yielding MIYLDYAATTPLDGEVKAAMERAFAAWGNPSSVHAAGREAKALLEESHERVARAIGARPREIIFTSGGTESDALAIYGVALAKGRGHLVTSQIEHSAVLTAMKGLERLGYAVTYLAPEPRTGMIYPEQVAEALRPETILVSIMSVNNELGTVYPVREIAGVCRARGVLFHTDAVQAAGTIPLDVRELAADLLSLAAHKFYGPKGAGALYVRKGLELFPIAPGKQEQGLRGGTENLPAIYGLGLALERAVAQLPQETSRLLTLRERLEGALLALPGVELNGHPTLRSPKHVNVTALGADGEGLLLNLDLMGVAVSSGSACAAGSLEPSHVLTAIGRSKPQAKASVRFSLGRYTTEAEIEQAAAAFAQALERSRVAIS